A section of the Cyanobium sp. AMD-g genome encodes:
- a CDS encoding DUF4346 domain-containing protein, whose protein sequence is MHRDPCPRLSLDEALSQRFIALDPSGYFLIKVDAAAGELVAEHYGNDIDARGLATDPDTGEVISCRSSDPRSPLATYRGRSAKELGIALTEAEGPHPLSRLDHALYLGRELQKAEFCLAQGLPYVQD, encoded by the coding sequence ATGCACCGCGACCCGTGCCCACGCCTGAGCCTGGATGAGGCGCTCTCCCAGCGTTTCATTGCTCTCGATCCGTCGGGCTACTTCCTGATCAAAGTGGATGCCGCCGCCGGCGAGCTGGTGGCCGAGCACTACGGCAACGACATCGATGCGCGGGGCTTGGCCACCGACCCCGACACCGGCGAGGTGATCAGCTGCCGCAGCAGCGACCCGCGCTCGCCGCTGGCCACCTACCGGGGCCGCAGTGCCAAGGAGCTCGGCATCGCCCTCACCGAGGCAGAGGGGCCCCACCCCCTGTCACGGCTCGACCATGCGCTGTACCTGGGCCGGGAGCTGCAGAAGGCCGAGTTCTGCCTGGCACAGGGTCTGCCCTACGTGCAGGACTAG
- a CDS encoding GNAT family N-acetyltransferase, with the protein MAELQVRWHKATQDIPEDQWQALVGGDGRATADAVDRPFYGWRWLHHLEASGSIVPRQGWQPCHLGLWRGERLVALAPLYLKGHSYGEFVFDQSFAQLAGQLGLRYYPKLVGMSPVSPVQGYRFHVARGEDAAALTALMLNEIDSFCRRQRILSCNFLYVDPAWQLLAEAAGCALWINQQSEWRNPGHGDFEAYLASFNANQRRNIRRERRSVAEAGLTVTPLAGEDIPPQLLERMHGFYEQHCSRWGPWGSKYLTESFFQAAATDLRQHLVLFSAHRGEPMQPLAMSLCVHDATGLWGRYWGSDIELDNLHFEVCYYAPIAWAIERGLESFDPGAGGSHKRRRGFVAQPRASLHRWYDPRFDAILREWLPGANQEMQQAIAAMNAELPFTAAYDPPHAPRPVPTPEPG; encoded by the coding sequence ATGGCCGAGCTGCAAGTCCGCTGGCACAAGGCAACGCAGGACATCCCTGAAGACCAGTGGCAGGCGTTGGTGGGGGGTGATGGCAGGGCAACGGCAGACGCCGTCGACCGCCCCTTCTATGGCTGGCGCTGGCTGCACCACCTGGAGGCCAGCGGCAGCATCGTGCCCCGCCAGGGCTGGCAGCCCTGCCACCTGGGGCTCTGGCGCGGCGAGCGGCTGGTGGCCCTGGCCCCCCTGTACCTGAAGGGCCACAGCTACGGCGAGTTCGTCTTCGACCAGTCCTTCGCCCAGCTGGCCGGCCAGCTCGGCCTGCGCTACTACCCCAAGCTCGTCGGCATGAGCCCGGTGAGTCCGGTGCAGGGCTACCGCTTCCATGTGGCCCGGGGCGAAGACGCCGCTGCCCTGACGGCGTTGATGCTGAACGAGATCGACAGCTTCTGCCGGCGGCAGCGGATTCTCAGCTGCAACTTCCTCTATGTGGATCCTGCCTGGCAGCTGCTGGCGGAGGCCGCCGGCTGCGCGCTGTGGATCAACCAGCAGAGCGAATGGCGCAATCCGGGCCATGGGGATTTCGAGGCCTATCTGGCCAGCTTCAATGCCAACCAGCGACGCAACATCCGCCGTGAGCGCCGTTCGGTGGCGGAGGCGGGGCTGACGGTCACCCCCCTGGCCGGCGAGGACATCCCGCCGCAGTTGCTGGAGCGGATGCACGGGTTCTATGAGCAGCACTGCAGCCGCTGGGGTCCCTGGGGCAGCAAGTACCTCACCGAGTCCTTCTTCCAGGCGGCGGCCACCGATCTGCGCCAGCACCTGGTGCTGTTCAGTGCCCATCGGGGCGAGCCGATGCAGCCCCTGGCGATGTCGCTGTGCGTGCACGATGCCACCGGACTCTGGGGCCGCTACTGGGGCAGTGACATTGAGCTCGACAATCTGCACTTCGAGGTCTGCTATTACGCCCCGATCGCCTGGGCCATCGAGCGGGGCCTGGAGAGCTTCGATCCCGGGGCCGGCGGCAGCCACAAACGCCGCCGCGGCTTCGTGGCCCAGCCCCGGGCCAGCCTGCACCGCTGGTACGACCCCCGCTTCGACGCCATCCTGCGGGAGTGGCTGCCGGGTGCCAACCAGGAGATGCAGCAGGCGATCGCGGCCATGAACGCTGAGCTCCCCTTCACCGCTGCCTACGATCCCCCCCATGCACCGCGACCCGTGCCCACGCCTGAGCCTGGATGA
- a CDS encoding RibD family protein — MADPRRNPSRPELRLVLAVSLDGRLAPAEGGAAQLGGSGDRQVLEEALAWADAALVGAETLRRHGSTCLIHRPSLLEARRRQGRSPQPIAIAVSRSGRLPAALPFFRQPLVRWLLQPSSEPPAAPVAGFARHLPLDGWPLALAALAALGQRRIAVLGGAQLAASLAAEDLLDELQLTVCPRLLGGSYGWLPAEARVAPQARAGWRLVEHRALPGDELLLRWRRPEDQGATS, encoded by the coding sequence GTGGCGGATCCCCGCCGAAATCCCTCCCGGCCCGAGCTGCGTCTGGTGCTGGCGGTGAGCCTCGACGGCCGCCTTGCCCCGGCGGAAGGGGGTGCCGCCCAGCTGGGTGGCAGCGGTGACCGGCAGGTGCTGGAGGAGGCCCTGGCCTGGGCCGATGCCGCCCTGGTGGGGGCCGAGACCCTGCGGCGCCACGGCAGCACCTGCCTGATCCACCGGCCCTCGCTGCTCGAGGCCCGCCGCCGCCAGGGACGCTCCCCTCAGCCGATCGCCATCGCCGTCAGTCGCAGCGGCCGGTTGCCCGCCGCTCTGCCCTTTTTCCGTCAGCCCCTGGTGCGCTGGCTGCTGCAGCCCTCTTCGGAGCCCCCCGCCGCCCCCGTCGCGGGCTTCGCGCGTCACCTGCCTCTGGACGGCTGGCCCCTGGCCCTGGCGGCCCTGGCGGCCCTGGGTCAGCGACGCATTGCCGTGCTGGGGGGCGCGCAGCTGGCGGCCTCCCTGGCGGCCGAAGACCTGCTCGATGAACTCCAGCTCACCGTCTGCCCCCGGCTGCTCGGGGGCTCCTATGGCTGGTTGCCGGCCGAGGCCCGGGTGGCCCCGCAGGCCCGGGCCGGCTGGCGCCTGGTCGAACACCGGGCGCTGCCTGGGGACGAACTGCTGCTGCGCTGGCGGCGCCCCGAGGATCAGGGCGCAACCTCCTGA
- a CDS encoding 6-carboxytetrahydropterin synthase — translation MTATRLTASPAAPSPTSTAHGRGRPCVITRRATFSASHLYKLPELDEAENARRFGRCSLAPGHGHNYELTVAMGGPLDGDGMVLNLSDVKHAIRREVTEPLDFRFLNDVWPEFDLSRPEGRLPTTEALLLAIRDRLAPHLPLVALRLHEQTNLWADVLCGPTIDPMEAFLSIRTHFAAAHRLARPELSQSENEAIYGKCARPHGHGHNYLLDVTVRGPIDPRTGMVCDLGELQQLVAELVVEPFDHTFLNKDVEHFAGCVPTAENIALHIADLLCAPIAATGARLHKVRLQESPNNAAEVFAETPQLEMLPAALEALAAV, via the coding sequence ATGACCGCAACCCGGTTGACCGCCTCTCCCGCGGCACCTTCCCCCACCAGCACCGCCCACGGGCGCGGCCGGCCCTGTGTGATCACCCGCCGGGCCACGTTCAGTGCCAGCCATCTGTACAAACTGCCGGAGCTGGACGAAGCCGAGAACGCCCGCCGCTTCGGCCGCTGCAGCCTGGCCCCGGGCCATGGCCATAACTACGAGCTCACCGTGGCGATGGGCGGTCCCCTCGACGGCGACGGCATGGTGCTCAACCTCTCGGACGTCAAGCACGCCATCCGGCGGGAGGTGACGGAGCCGCTCGACTTCCGTTTCCTCAACGACGTCTGGCCAGAGTTCGACCTCTCCCGGCCCGAGGGGAGGCTGCCCACCACCGAAGCCCTGCTGCTGGCCATCCGCGACCGGCTGGCCCCCCATCTGCCGCTGGTGGCCCTGCGGCTCCACGAACAAACCAACCTCTGGGCCGATGTGCTCTGCGGTCCCACCATTGATCCCATGGAAGCCTTCCTCTCGATCCGCACCCACTTCGCCGCGGCCCACCGCCTGGCCCGGCCCGAGCTCAGCCAGAGCGAAAACGAGGCCATCTACGGCAAGTGCGCCCGCCCCCACGGCCACGGCCACAACTACCTGCTCGACGTCACCGTCCGGGGTCCCATTGATCCGCGCACCGGCATGGTCTGCGACCTGGGCGAGCTTCAGCAACTGGTGGCCGAGCTGGTGGTGGAGCCGTTCGACCACACCTTCCTCAACAAGGATGTGGAGCACTTCGCCGGTTGCGTTCCCACGGCCGAGAACATCGCGCTCCACATCGCCGACCTGCTCTGCGCCCCGATCGCCGCCACCGGCGCCCGGCTGCACAAGGTGCGGCTGCAGGAGAGCCCCAACAATGCCGCTGAGGTCTTCGCCGAGACGCCGCAGTTGGAGATGCTGCCGGCGGCCCTTGAAGCCCTCGCGGCCGTTTGA
- a CDS encoding shikimate kinase: MAPADDAPPRPSHRDLARRLDGLNIYLVGMMGAGKSAVGRPLAEALGYRFIDADATLTEAAGRPIAEIFSSEGEEAFRALETSVLNGIASWHSLVVATGGGAVTRPENWGHMRQGVVVWLDAPEAELRRRLAADPTRRPLLEAPDPAGRLQALLQERRPLYAQADLAVVQDGGLPAAVALQVLEALPSVLRDPRQPPEATE, translated from the coding sequence ATGGCCCCAGCCGATGACGCCCCGCCCCGCCCCTCGCACCGGGACCTGGCCCGCCGTCTCGATGGCCTCAACATCTACCTGGTGGGAATGATGGGGGCCGGCAAGAGCGCCGTGGGGCGGCCGCTGGCCGAGGCCCTCGGCTATCGCTTCATCGATGCCGACGCCACCCTGACCGAGGCCGCCGGTCGCCCGATCGCCGAGATCTTCAGCAGCGAGGGCGAAGAGGCCTTCCGCGCCCTCGAGACCAGCGTGCTCAATGGCATCGCCAGCTGGCATTCCCTGGTGGTGGCCACCGGCGGTGGGGCGGTCACACGGCCGGAGAACTGGGGTCACATGCGCCAGGGGGTGGTGGTCTGGCTCGATGCCCCCGAAGCGGAGCTGCGGCGGCGTCTGGCCGCTGATCCCACCCGGCGGCCCCTGCTTGAGGCGCCCGATCCCGCTGGCCGCCTGCAGGCCCTGCTGCAGGAACGTCGGCCGCTCTACGCCCAGGCCGACCTTGCCGTGGTGCAGGACGGGGGCCTCCCCGCCGCGGTGGCGCTGCAGGTGCTGGAGGCCCTGCCCTCGGTGCTGCGCGACCCCCGCCAACCCCCTGAAGCCACCGAGTGA
- a CDS encoding chlororespiratory reduction protein 7: MSDPLLRELDHYVVLEPGQGERILTAAETLLWLAGHVEALGDPPADLADLADPEARAGRLLDTACELELAPGCAIQWFAVRLEPPG, encoded by the coding sequence TTGTCCGATCCGCTGCTGCGGGAGCTCGACCATTACGTGGTGCTGGAGCCCGGCCAGGGGGAGCGCATCCTGACGGCGGCCGAAACCCTGCTCTGGCTGGCTGGTCATGTGGAGGCCCTGGGCGATCCACCTGCCGACCTGGCCGATCTGGCCGATCCTGAAGCCCGGGCCGGCCGGCTGCTGGACACCGCCTGTGAGCTGGAGCTGGCGCCGGGTTGCGCGATCCAGTGGTTCGCGGTGCGGCTGGAGCCCCCCGGCTGA
- a CDS encoding glutathione S-transferase family protein yields MELHQFRHSAFCEKVRLLLARKGLDATVVEVTPGLGQLELFRLSGQRQVPVLVDGGEVIADSTAIALHLEASHPQPPLLPADPIARARVLLLEDWADTALARGARLALLQAAAADPVLRAALLPEATPAPLRDLVGALPGGLLGSATEAMRDLLGPCEVRQLHRSLEQLALLVAQRPYLEGDGLTLADLAVAAQLYLLKFPVCAGAPLAGRGVEGIADNPVLEPLFAWRDRLLDEVGRD; encoded by the coding sequence ATGGAACTGCATCAGTTCAGACATTCCGCCTTTTGCGAGAAGGTGCGCCTGCTGCTGGCCCGCAAGGGTCTCGACGCCACGGTCGTCGAGGTGACCCCCGGCCTGGGGCAGTTGGAGCTGTTCCGACTCTCTGGCCAGCGGCAGGTGCCGGTGCTGGTGGATGGGGGCGAGGTGATCGCCGATTCCACCGCCATTGCCCTGCACCTGGAGGCTTCCCACCCCCAGCCGCCCCTGCTGCCGGCCGATCCGATCGCCCGCGCCAGGGTGCTGCTGCTGGAGGACTGGGCCGACACCGCCCTGGCCCGTGGCGCCCGCCTGGCCCTGCTCCAGGCGGCGGCTGCCGACCCGGTGCTGCGGGCGGCCCTGCTGCCCGAGGCCACCCCGGCGCCCCTGCGTGATCTGGTGGGGGCCCTGCCGGGGGGCCTGCTCGGCTCCGCCACCGAGGCGATGCGCGACCTGCTCGGGCCTTGCGAGGTGCGGCAGCTACACCGCAGCCTCGAGCAACTCGCCCTGCTGGTGGCCCAGCGCCCCTATCTGGAGGGCGATGGCCTCACCCTGGCCGACCTCGCCGTCGCGGCCCAGCTGTACCTGCTGAAGTTCCCCGTCTGTGCCGGTGCTCCCCTGGCGGGGCGGGGCGTCGAAGGCATCGCCGACAACCCCGTGCTCGAGCCCCTGTTCGCCTGGCGCGACCGGCTGCTTGACGAGGTGGGTCGGGACTGA
- a CDS encoding DUF751 family protein translates to MKEFFVNVTRYPRYLIAFSLGVFNSVFEPLARRRSNPVTAVALVGALISGMVSLSLVLRAMVQLGPVS, encoded by the coding sequence ATGAAAGAGTTTTTCGTCAATGTCACCCGCTATCCGCGCTACCTGATCGCCTTCAGCCTCGGGGTGTTCAACTCGGTGTTCGAACCCCTGGCTCGGCGGCGCAGCAACCCGGTCACGGCGGTGGCCCTGGTGGGGGCCCTGATCAGCGGCATGGTCAGCCTCAGCCTGGTGCTGCGTGCCATGGTGCAACTGGGCCCGGTTTCGTAG
- the rbfA gene encoding 30S ribosome-binding factor RbfA, giving the protein MAQSRRVERVAALIRREVSELLISGIKDERVQHGMVSVTSVEVAGDLQHCKIFVSIFGSSEDREVAMAGLQAASVYVKGELGRRLKMRRTPEVVFVLDRGLEKGNTVLGLLQRLEAERRERGADEGPADPAGGTETDSETEV; this is encoded by the coding sequence ATGGCACAGAGCCGACGGGTGGAACGGGTGGCGGCCCTGATCCGCCGGGAAGTGAGCGAGCTGCTGATCAGCGGCATCAAGGACGAGCGGGTCCAGCACGGCATGGTGAGTGTCACCAGCGTCGAGGTGGCCGGCGATCTGCAGCACTGCAAGATCTTCGTGAGCATCTTCGGCAGCAGCGAGGATCGGGAGGTGGCCATGGCCGGCCTGCAGGCGGCCTCCGTCTACGTGAAGGGGGAACTGGGGCGCCGCCTCAAGATGCGCCGCACACCGGAAGTGGTGTTCGTCCTCGACCGGGGCCTGGAGAAAGGCAACACGGTGCTGGGGTTGCTGCAGCGCCTGGAGGCGGAACGGCGCGAGCGCGGTGCCGACGAGGGCCCTGCGGATCCGGCAGGCGGTACCGAAACCGACTCTGAGACCGAGGTCTGA
- a CDS encoding glycoside hydrolase family 3 N-terminal domain-containing protein, giving the protein MAPPIDQQQALDRAVAALLVVRCSGHPADGQRRYPRWELDNASLRRLLQRGVGGVILLGGSAAELRLRTRQLAAWASEPLLLCADVEEGVGQRFEGASWLVPPLALAGIHATDPALALDLARRYGACTGREARQLGLNWVLAPVCDVNNNPANPVINVRAWGEDPATAGALAAAFCHGAQAEGVLTCAKHFPGHGDTASDSHLELPLLPHSRARLEAVELPPFRDAIAAEVAAVMTAHLLLPALDAEHPATLSRPVLTGLLREALGFEGLIVTDALVMEAIAGRYGASEAAVLALEAGADLVLMPGDADGAIDAIVAAVHNGRLSLEQLQASLERRRLALGRCPASDDPSAAAPLGRLSNGPSGPDQALALELVQRSLEQQGQGPVRGGPGVNLIRLDNSLACPFLSATAPALALPAAAGWRACLIDGHGPSPWSGDGEAPLALERLGEGPVLLQLFVRGNPFRGRADGPDPWPAVIRQLQAAGRLAGLALYGSPYAWQALQPLLEPGIPAAWSPAQMALAQGELLGRLGFGPGPSGGTAPGAAVDTDFTD; this is encoded by the coding sequence ATGGCGCCACCGATCGACCAGCAGCAGGCCCTGGACCGCGCCGTCGCCGCCCTGCTGGTGGTGCGCTGCAGCGGCCATCCGGCCGATGGCCAGCGGCGCTATCCCCGCTGGGAGCTCGACAACGCCAGCCTGCGGCGCCTGCTCCAGCGCGGCGTGGGCGGCGTGATCCTGCTGGGGGGCAGCGCCGCCGAGTTGCGGCTGCGCACCCGCCAGCTGGCGGCCTGGGCCAGCGAACCGCTGCTGCTCTGCGCCGATGTGGAGGAAGGCGTGGGCCAGCGCTTCGAGGGGGCCAGCTGGCTGGTGCCACCCCTGGCCCTGGCCGGGATCCACGCCACCGACCCCGCCCTGGCCCTGGATCTGGCCCGGCGCTACGGGGCCTGCACGGGCCGGGAGGCCCGCCAGCTCGGACTCAACTGGGTGCTCGCCCCGGTCTGCGACGTCAACAACAACCCGGCCAACCCGGTGATCAACGTGCGGGCCTGGGGGGAAGACCCGGCCACCGCCGGTGCCCTGGCAGCCGCCTTCTGCCATGGCGCCCAGGCCGAAGGGGTGCTCACTTGCGCCAAGCACTTCCCCGGGCACGGCGACACCGCCAGCGACTCCCACCTGGAGCTGCCCCTGCTGCCCCACAGCCGCGCCCGCCTGGAGGCTGTGGAGCTGCCCCCATTCCGGGACGCGATCGCGGCCGAAGTGGCTGCGGTGATGACCGCCCACCTGTTGCTGCCGGCGCTGGATGCCGAACACCCGGCCACCCTGTCGCGACCGGTGCTCACCGGGCTGCTGCGCGAAGCGCTCGGTTTCGAGGGGCTGATCGTCACCGACGCCCTGGTGATGGAGGCGATCGCCGGCCGTTACGGCGCCTCGGAAGCCGCCGTGCTGGCCCTGGAGGCTGGGGCCGACCTGGTGCTGATGCCCGGCGATGCGGACGGGGCGATCGACGCCATCGTGGCGGCCGTCCACAACGGCAGGCTGAGCCTGGAGCAGCTGCAGGCCAGCCTGGAGCGGCGGCGTCTGGCCCTGGGGCGCTGCCCCGCCAGCGATGACCCCAGCGCCGCTGCCCCCCTGGGCCGGCTCAGCAATGGCCCCTCCGGCCCCGACCAGGCCCTGGCCCTGGAGCTGGTGCAACGCAGCCTGGAGCAGCAGGGACAGGGCCCGGTGCGAGGCGGACCCGGGGTGAACCTGATCCGGCTCGACAACAGCCTGGCTTGCCCCTTCCTGTCAGCAACCGCACCGGCCCTGGCGCTGCCCGCGGCCGCAGGATGGCGGGCCTGCCTGATCGACGGCCACGGGCCCTCCCCCTGGAGCGGCGATGGGGAGGCCCCCCTGGCCCTGGAGCGGCTGGGCGAGGGTCCGGTGCTGCTGCAGCTGTTCGTGCGCGGTAATCCGTTCCGCGGCCGGGCCGACGGCCCGGATCCCTGGCCGGCGGTGATCCGCCAGCTGCAGGCCGCCGGCCGACTGGCGGGCCTGGCCCTGTACGGCAGCCCCTATGCCTGGCAGGCCCTGCAGCCGCTGCTGGAGCCAGGCATTCCGGCCGCCTGGTCCCCGGCTCAGATGGCCCTGGCCCAGGGCGAACTGCTGGGGCGCCTCGGCTTCGGACCGGGACCCAGCGGCGGCACCGCCCCCGGCGCCGCCGTTGACACGGATTTCACCGACTGA
- a CDS encoding TPR domain-containing glycosyltransferase — protein MLSLSMIVRNEAERLERCLHSVAGFVDEMVVVDTGSDDGTAAIAASCGASVHHLEWPGDFAPARNHALDLVRGDWVLVLDGDEWLRPEARSPLRALMEQPQALLINLLRQEVGAAQSPFSSVSRLFRRHAAIRWSRRYHAMVDDSVATLLEQEPHWQVLACGEPALVHEGYRPELLAASGKAARLRQAMEAELAARPGDPYACAKLGALEVSEGQRARGIALLEEGLARVGAGSPAEHYELLLHLAIARSPGEPATAAALYRQALELPLEERVTLGARLNLGALLLRQGALEEAAALTAAVTRLCPELPLAWFNLGLIERQRGRLLEAIAAYRQALALAPQQADAQRNLAAALLLAGDIPGARDGFRRAIALLEHQGQAQQALALAQQAGALVRLDA, from the coding sequence ATGCTGAGCCTGTCGATGATCGTGCGCAACGAAGCAGAGCGGCTGGAGCGCTGCCTGCATTCGGTGGCCGGCTTCGTCGACGAGATGGTGGTGGTGGACACCGGATCCGACGACGGCACCGCTGCGATCGCCGCCAGCTGCGGCGCCAGCGTGCACCACCTGGAATGGCCAGGGGACTTCGCCCCTGCCCGCAACCACGCCCTTGATCTGGTGCGGGGCGACTGGGTGCTGGTGCTGGATGGCGACGAATGGCTGCGGCCCGAGGCCCGCTCGCCGCTGCGCGCCCTGATGGAGCAGCCACAGGCGCTGCTGATCAACCTGCTGCGCCAGGAAGTGGGGGCGGCCCAGTCCCCCTTCTCCAGCGTCAGCCGCCTGTTCCGACGCCACGCCGCGATCCGCTGGAGCCGCCGCTACCACGCCATGGTCGATGACAGCGTGGCCACGCTGCTGGAGCAGGAGCCCCACTGGCAGGTGCTGGCCTGCGGAGAACCGGCCCTGGTGCACGAGGGCTACCGGCCGGAACTGCTGGCGGCCTCCGGCAAGGCCGCACGCCTGCGCCAGGCCATGGAGGCGGAGCTGGCCGCCCGCCCCGGCGACCCCTACGCCTGCGCCAAGCTCGGCGCCCTGGAGGTGAGCGAAGGCCAGCGCGCCAGGGGCATCGCCCTGCTGGAGGAGGGATTGGCCCGGGTCGGAGCCGGGTCACCGGCCGAACACTATGAGCTGTTGCTCCATCTCGCCATCGCCCGCAGCCCTGGGGAGCCCGCCACCGCTGCCGCCCTGTACCGCCAGGCCCTGGAGCTGCCCCTGGAAGAGCGAGTGACCCTGGGGGCCCGGCTCAACCTCGGGGCCCTGCTGTTGCGCCAGGGGGCCCTGGAAGAGGCGGCCGCCCTGACGGCAGCGGTGACCCGCCTCTGCCCGGAGCTTCCCCTGGCCTGGTTCAACCTGGGCCTGATCGAACGCCAGCGGGGCCGCCTGCTGGAGGCCATCGCCGCCTACCGGCAGGCCCTGGCCCTGGCACCGCAGCAGGCCGACGCCCAGCGCAACCTGGCGGCCGCCCTGCTGCTGGCAGGCGACATCCCCGGGGCCCGGGATGGGTTCCGCCGGGCGATCGCCCTGCTGGAACACCAGGGCCAAGCCCAGCAGGCCCTCGCCTTGGCCCAGCAGGCCGGTGCGCTCGTGCGGCTGGACGCCTGA
- a CDS encoding uroporphyrinogen-III synthase → MGTPPPLPLPLVGRTVAVTRAETQLGAARQLFEQAGARVIDLPALVIGPPDLWGPLDDALAELDQFHWIIFSSANGVDAVEQRLLRQGTCLARRPRQVRLAAVGRKTAQSLEALGAPADFVPPAFVADSLIEHFPVSGWGQRLLLPRVQSGGRTLLAEAFAAAGARVVEVAAYETRCPAGLPTGALQALERRGLDAITFSSGKTVDHTAQLLAGSFGEAWMQQLDGVRVISIGPQTSQRCRERLGRVDGEADPHDLEGLVAACSRALRVRP, encoded by the coding sequence ATGGGCACGCCACCTCCACTGCCACTGCCACTGGTGGGCCGCACCGTCGCCGTGACCCGGGCCGAAACCCAGCTGGGAGCGGCCCGCCAGCTGTTCGAGCAGGCCGGGGCCCGTGTCATCGACCTGCCGGCCCTGGTGATCGGTCCACCCGATCTCTGGGGCCCCCTCGACGATGCCCTGGCGGAACTGGATCAGTTCCACTGGATCATCTTCTCCAGCGCCAACGGCGTGGACGCCGTGGAGCAGCGGCTGCTGCGCCAGGGGACCTGCCTGGCCCGCAGGCCCAGGCAGGTCCGGCTGGCCGCGGTGGGGCGCAAGACTGCCCAGTCGCTGGAGGCCCTGGGGGCACCCGCCGATTTCGTACCGCCGGCGTTTGTGGCCGACAGCCTGATCGAGCACTTTCCCGTGTCGGGCTGGGGGCAACGGCTGCTGCTGCCACGGGTGCAGAGTGGCGGACGCACGCTGCTGGCTGAGGCCTTCGCGGCGGCCGGCGCCCGGGTGGTGGAGGTGGCCGCCTACGAGACGCGCTGTCCCGCAGGACTGCCCACCGGTGCCCTGCAGGCCCTGGAGCGACGCGGGCTGGATGCGATCACGTTCAGCAGCGGCAAGACGGTGGACCACACCGCCCAGTTGCTGGCCGGCAGCTTCGGCGAGGCCTGGATGCAGCAGTTGGACGGGGTGCGGGTGATTTCGATCGGCCCCCAGACCAGCCAGCGCTGCAGGGAGAGGCTCGGACGGGTGGACGGGGAGGCCGACCCCCACGACCTGGAAGGTCTGGTGGCGGCCTGCAGCCGGGCCCTCAGAGTTCGACCTTGA
- a CDS encoding SRPBCC family protein has translation MGKWLEHSVTTEIQAPVARVWEVWSDLEAMPRWMRWIESVVTLDDPDLTDWTLAAQGFRFHWKARITERVDSQRLHWESVGGLPTKGAVRFYPLGPDLTAVKLTVSYELPGVLAPLMEPTIMGGIVTRELQANLDRFRDLVEQG, from the coding sequence ATGGGGAAATGGCTCGAGCACAGCGTCACCACAGAGATTCAGGCTCCGGTGGCCAGGGTGTGGGAGGTGTGGAGCGATCTGGAGGCCATGCCTCGCTGGATGCGCTGGATCGAATCGGTCGTCACCCTCGACGACCCCGACCTCACCGACTGGACGCTGGCGGCCCAGGGCTTCCGTTTCCACTGGAAAGCCCGGATCACCGAGCGGGTCGATTCCCAGAGGCTGCACTGGGAATCCGTGGGTGGCCTGCCCACCAAGGGGGCCGTGCGTTTTTATCCCCTCGGGCCCGATCTCACCGCCGTCAAGCTCACGGTGAGCTATGAATTGCCCGGTGTGCTTGCGCCGCTGATGGAACCCACCATCATGGGTGGCATCGTCACCAGAGAGTTGCAGGCCAACCTTGACCGATTTCGCGACCTGGTCGAACAGGGTTAG